The Streptomyces sp. NBC_00670 genome window below encodes:
- the nusA gene encoding transcription termination factor NusA translates to MDIDMSALRGLVREKEISFDLLVEAIESALLIAYHRTDGSRRHARVELNRDSGHVTVWAKEDPEDLEEGQEAREFDDTPSGFGRIAATTAKQVILQRLRDAEDDATLGEYAGREGDIVTGVVQQGRDPKNVLVDIGRLEAILPVQEQVPGESYQHGMRLRSYVVRVAKGVRGPSVTLSRTHPNLVKKLFALEVPEIADGSVEIAAIAREAGHRTKIAVRSTRSGLNAKGACIGPMGGRVRNVMGELNGEKIDIVDWSDDPAEMVANALSPARVSKVDVVDLAARSARVTVPDYQLSLAIGKEGQNARLAARLTGWRIDIRPDTEPASDPRD, encoded by the coding sequence ATGGACATCGACATGAGTGCCCTGCGGGGCCTGGTGCGGGAGAAGGAGATCTCCTTCGACCTGCTGGTCGAGGCGATCGAGTCGGCCCTCCTCATCGCCTACCACCGCACCGACGGGAGCCGCCGCCACGCGCGCGTGGAGCTCAACCGGGACAGCGGTCATGTGACCGTGTGGGCGAAGGAGGACCCCGAGGACCTCGAGGAGGGCCAGGAGGCCCGCGAGTTCGACGACACCCCGTCCGGGTTCGGCCGTATCGCCGCGACCACCGCCAAGCAGGTGATCCTCCAGCGGCTGCGCGACGCCGAGGACGACGCCACGCTCGGGGAGTACGCCGGGCGCGAGGGCGACATCGTGACGGGCGTGGTGCAGCAGGGCCGCGACCCGAAGAACGTGCTCGTCGACATCGGCCGGCTGGAGGCCATCCTGCCGGTGCAGGAGCAGGTGCCGGGGGAGAGCTACCAGCACGGCATGCGGCTGCGCTCGTACGTCGTCCGGGTGGCCAAGGGGGTGCGGGGGCCGTCGGTGACGCTGTCCCGTACGCACCCCAACCTGGTGAAGAAGCTGTTCGCCCTCGAGGTGCCGGAGATCGCCGACGGCTCGGTCGAGATCGCGGCGATCGCCCGTGAGGCCGGTCACCGTACGAAGATCGCGGTGCGGTCCACCCGTTCGGGTCTCAACGCCAAGGGCGCGTGCATCGGGCCGATGGGCGGCCGGGTGCGGAACGTGATGGGCGAGCTGAACGGCGAGAAGATCGACATCGTCGACTGGTCGGACGACCCGGCGGAGATGGTGGCCAACGCGTTGTCGCCGGCGCGGGTGTCCAAGGTCGACGTGGTCGACCTCGCGGCGCGCTCCGCGCGGGTGACCGTGCCGGACTACCAACTGTCGCTGGCCATCGGCAAGGAGGGGCAGAACGCGAGGCTGGCGGCGCGGCTCACGGGGTGGCGGATCGACATCCGCCCCGACACGGAACCGGCTTCCGACCCCCGGGACTGA
- a CDS encoding YlxR family protein, translating into MSGRTHVRACPERTCVGCRERAAKIELLRTVAVEDACVPDPRGTLPGRGAYVHPAPACLDLAVRRRALPRALRVPGPLDTKALRRYVEQTDSC; encoded by the coding sequence GTGTCTGGCCGGACGCACGTCCGCGCATGCCCTGAGCGCACCTGTGTGGGGTGCCGGGAGCGAGCGGCCAAGATCGAACTGCTGCGCACCGTGGCGGTCGAGGACGCCTGCGTCCCCGATCCGCGCGGTACGCTGCCCGGCCGGGGCGCATACGTGCACCCCGCACCGGCCTGTCTCGATCTGGCGGTCCGCCGCCGGGCCCTCCCGCGGGCGTTGCGCGTCCCGGGGCCGCTCGACACAAAGGCGTTGCGCCGATACGTCGAGCAGACGGACAGTTGCTGA
- the rimP gene encoding ribosome maturation factor RimP codes for MSTTQSERLRELLEPLVTSQGLDLEEIDVETVGRRRVLRVVVDSDTGADLDRVADVSRALSAKLDETDAMGAGEYTLEVGTPGAERALTEHRHYVRAAGRLVRFQLTEGGELVARILRVDEEGLDLEVPGVKGRKATTRRLAFPDVARARVQVEFNRKNKNDDAENAVNAENEEEA; via the coding sequence ATGAGCACCACCCAGAGCGAGAGGCTGCGAGAACTTCTGGAACCGCTCGTGACCTCCCAGGGCCTCGATCTCGAGGAGATCGACGTGGAGACCGTGGGCCGCAGGCGTGTGCTGCGCGTCGTGGTGGATTCCGACACCGGCGCGGACCTGGACCGGGTCGCCGACGTGAGCCGCGCGCTCTCGGCGAAGCTGGACGAGACCGACGCGATGGGGGCGGGGGAGTACACCCTCGAGGTCGGCACCCCGGGCGCGGAGCGCGCCCTCACCGAGCACCGGCACTACGTGCGTGCCGCGGGCCGCCTTGTCCGCTTCCAGCTGACGGAGGGCGGCGAGCTGGTGGCCCGCATCCTCCGGGTCGACGAGGAGGGCCTGGACCTCGAGGTCCCCGGGGTGAAGGGGCGCAAGGCCACCACCCGCAGACTCGCCTTCCCGGACGTGGCCAGGGCGCGGGTCCAGGTGGAGTTCAACCGCAAGAACAAGAACGACGACGCCGAGAACGCTGTGAACGCTGAGAACGAGGAGGAGGCGTAG